AAAGTACGAGAACACAGACGGGCTGCGCTACGGCCACCTTATGATCATGTCCGATCAGGACCATGACGGGTCGCACATCAAAGGGCTGCTCATCAACTTCATTCACTGCTTCTGGCCGAGCCTGCTGCGGGTGCCTGGCTTTCTTCAGGAGTTCATCACGCCGATTGTGAAAGCCCGGCCAAAAGGCCGCGGCGGGGCCGGCAAGGCCATCTCCTTCTTCTCCATGCCGGACTACTTCGAGTGGAAGAAGGCGATTGGTGACAACCTGAGCAACTACCAAATTCGGTACTACAAGGGTCTCGGCACGTCCGGCGCTGAGGAGGGCCGCGAGTACTTCGAGAACATTGACCGGCACCGCCTCAGCTttgtggagcaggagcagagcgaggaggaccgCATTGTCATGGCCTTTGGCAAGGACCGCGTCGAGGACCGCAAGGAGTGGATCACGAACTTCAAGACGAACGTGAACGTGAATGAGTCGATGGACTACAACGTGCGCCAGGTGTCGTATCGAGACTTTGTGGACAAGGAGCTGATTctcttctccatcgccgACTGCGAGCGCAGCATCCCGAGCGTGATTGACGGCTTCAAGCCCGGCCAGCGCAAGATCCTGTTCTCCTGCTTCAAGCGCAACTTGGTGAACTCCATCAAGGTCGTGCAGCTTGCCGGCTACGTCTCGGAGCACTCCGCCTACCACCACGGCGAGCAGTCGCTTGTCCAGACGATCGTCGGAATGGCGCAGGACTTTGTGGGCAGCAACAACGTTCCGCTGCTCCGCAAGGATGGCCAGTTCGGTACGCGTCTGCACGGTGGCAAGGACCACGCCGCGGGCCGCTACATCTTCACCCGGCTCATGCAGGTCGCCCGGGCCATCTTTCACCCGGCCGACGACTTTGTGGTCGAGTAcaaggacgacgacggtCTCTCGGTGGAGCCTTTCTTCTACATTCCGGTCATCCCAATGGTGCTGGTGAACGGCACGACGGGCATCGGCACCGGGTTCAGCACGAGCATCCCGAACTACAACCCGCTGGAGATCATCAGCAACCTCGAGCGCCTCATGcagggcgaggaggtgcacaaGATGCAGCCGTGGTACTTCGGCTTCACCGGCACaatggaggagaaggagccAGGTAAGTTCGTCTCCCACGGTAGGTACGAGATACGCCCGGATGGGGTGGTGTGCATCACGGAGCTGCCGATCGGGGTGTGGACGCAGACGTACAAGAAGTTCCTGGAGGACAtgcgggagaaggagctcGTGGTGCAGTACCGCGAGCACACGACGGATGTGACAGTGGACTTCGAAGTGTTTCTGCATCCCCAGGTGCTGGAGCAGTGGGTCGCGCAGGATGTCgtggaggagcggctgcagctgaaGGAGTACGTGCACGCGACGAACATCATCGCCTTCAACAAGGAGGGCCAGATCACCAAGTACTCGGACGCGGAGTCGGTGCTCAAGGAGTTCTACCTCGTACGCCTCGACTACTACGCGAAGCGCAAGCAGTACCTCTTGGGTGAGCTGCGTCGGCTGACGAGCAAGTTGGAGAACATGGTCCGCTTTGTGcgtgaggtggtggagggcacGCTTGTTGTGACCAAgcggaaaaagaaagagctGCTCGAGgacctgcagcggcgcatgtATCTGCCCTTCCCGCcccacacaaagaaaaagctGTCTTCGACAaccgtggaggagggggacggcgaggcggcgcccgACACGCAGAACAGCGAGGATGACGTGCTGGGCATGGgacgcgccgccgacggtgaagcagacgacggcgcggcagAACCGCCGGAGGTGCGTCGTGCCACTCGCGACTACGACTACCTGCTTGGCATGAAGCTGTGGAGCCTCacggcggagatgattgcgcggctggaggcgcagatgGCCAAGGCCCGCCGCGACACTGCCACGATGGAGGCCCGCACACCGAAAGAAACGTGGATGGAGGACCTCaaggtgctgcgcaccagGCTGGAGAGCTTCTACGCGGACCGCGAAGTGGAGATTGCCACCATTCAACGCAAGAAGGTGAAGAAGCCGTTTGACACTCGACGACTGCGCGTGCCGATCTTATCTGACAAGGCGCGCTCTCTGCTGCAgaaggaggcggtgaaggccATAAAGGCaaacggcgccggcggccgccgtcgcgtcggcggtggcgatgacgCGCTTGTCGGTGGAGCCGCCTCGGCCGTTGGTGAGGCCGCGCGGCCGAAGCCGAAGAAGCCCGTGGCGAAGAAGCGACGCAAGGCAAAGAacagcgatgacgacgacgacagcaacTCCGATGAGGAGTGGATGTTTGACGACAGCGATGATGACGATGAGGGCGAGAACATCATGGGTATGGGTGATGCCGgagcgccgccggtgccggaGAGCGCACGGCCGCGCGGCTCTCCGAAGAAGCCCCGCGCAGCTCCGAAGCGCCGCGCGGGATCGAAGCCGCGCAAGAAGGTCCGtaacagcgacgacgacgactcaagcgacagcagcatcagcggaAGCTCCAAGCCAGTGAGGCGCAGGCCCAAGAAGGACGCGACATTGTcagccactgctgctgctacgaAGACTGCGGTTGATGACCTTGACCTGGACGGCTTTGGACTCGATGCGCTCACCTCTGCTTCACCGGCGAGTGCCGCTCCGAAGATGGCCATGGCTGCCGCGTCCCTGTCAaacggtgctgcagcgcgctccACAAAGCCCACCGCAGACGCCGACGATGATCTCCTCCTGCTGGGGCTCAGCAAGGCGAAGCCACAGACAGCTCCACAGACTGCCCCAGCAGCCAGCAAGAGGACCGCTGCCACCTCTACCCGCCCTGCAAAGCCGCACGCGAAGCCGCCtgctcagcggcgacgccgccgcagcagcagtgacgcGAGCGATGATGATGGCGAAGACAGCACCGatgcgtcggcgtcgtcatcgGAGGAATCCTTCGCGTCATCCGACTCCGACTCTGACTACAGCTTCAGTGACTAGAGGTAGTAGTCGCACAAGGCGATCGCGAAGCTGGCGAAAGCATGTCTCTCCTGAGCGCCCCTGCTTCTGTACATCCCAGCATTTTCCGAACCGAGACGTGAGTGCGCACTCGCGCACCTACACAGGCacggagagagcgacacgTCGAGTACTCGGCCATGTGGACGCATGCACGAAGGACAGATTCCAGTCCGATGAGCCCCACTCCTCCCttggcacgcgcacacaagcgctCTTCTTATGTCGTCCTCAGCACCTCCTCAATGGGCTGGCACGGGGTAGACGCGCGGACGTCTCCCCGCTTCATTGGGATGTGGTGCTTCAGCGATGAAGTGGGTGTAACAGACGCCCGCGGGCTCTGAGGATCCGTAAACGGGCGGAAACAGCGATGCACACTGAAAAAAACAGAGATGAGCGCTGAAGGGCTTTCGCAGGGGTCTtcgcggctgtgctgcagtGCAGCTTCACCTTCCGCAGCACACGCGTAAACAACAGAGAGGCGTGATGTCTTCTTGTGTGACGCGTCTGTGTTTCGCGCTCTTtctatgcgtgtgtgtgtatgtgtgtgtctgccacGCACAAGCGCGACTTTGCGCTTCAGCTCACGCGCTGGACTGGCGAATCGCTGCGACGTACTTTGcctctcgttttcttttttgattttttttgttgctcgTCAGCGTCCTGCCGTCGCTCATGTTTCACGGCGGGTtgtgccggcgcgcacgcgatGCAAACTCCCTTCCTTCTGCCGTCCCGCTTTTGCCTTTCTGCTGCGTCCCTCCGCACGCTCGTACACGTCCACTCGTGCAG
Above is a window of Leishmania mexicana MHOM/GT/2001/U1103 complete genome, chromosome 28 DNA encoding:
- a CDS encoding DNA topoisomerase ii, whose protein sequence is MGKTVEQIYQKKTQHDHILTRPDMYIGTIEPVTDDIWVYDDAENIMKQHKCTWTPGLYKIFDEILVNAADNKVRDPIGQTVIRVWMTENYVRVYNNGEGIPIQKHREHDLWVPEMIFGHLLTSSNYDDEEAKVTGGRNGFGAKLTNVFSKQFEVETVHSRSRKKFYMKWTNNMLQHDDPIIVSCDSADYTMVTFYPDFARFHVDKFSEDMLLMMKRRVYDVAGCTDKTLKCFLNDERIACTTFPEYVDLYPTMGEERKAASYSRVNDRWEVCVRVSNIGPQQVSFVNSIATTRGGTHVKYIMDQIISKVVEQAKKKKKTDVKPHMIRPHIFLFVNCLIENPGFDSQTKETLNTVKSKFGSTCDLPNSIIDYIMSSGIVERSVEMANSKIAKEMASKMRSSDRKQIMGIPKLDDANEAGGKYSHRCTLILTEGDSAKTLCTAGLAVKDRDYFGVFPLRGKPLNVREASLKKLAACEEIQCVMKIMGLDIRQKYENTDGLRYGHLMIMSDQDHDGSHIKGLLINFIHCFWPSLLRVPGFLQEFITPIVKARPKGRGGAGKAISFFSMPDYFEWKKAIGDNLSNYQIRYYKGLGTSGAEEGREYFENIDRHRLSFVEQEQSEEDRIVMAFGKDRVEDRKEWITNFKTNVNVNESMDYNVRQVSYRDFVDKELILFSIADCERSIPSVIDGFKPGQRKILFSCFKRNLVNSIKVVQLAGYVSEHSAYHHGEQSLVQTIVGMAQDFVGSNNVPLLRKDGQFGTRLHGGKDHAAGRYIFTRLMQVARAIFHPADDFVVEYKDDDGLSVEPFFYIPVIPMVLVNGTTGIGTGFSTSIPNYNPLEIISNLERLMQGEEVHKMQPWYFGFTGTMEEKEPGKFVSHGRYEIRPDGVVCITELPIGVWTQTYKKFLEDMREKELVVQYREHTTDVTVDFEVFLHPQVLEQWVAQDVVEERLQLKEYVHATNIIAFNKEGQITKYSDAESVLKEFYLVRLDYYAKRKQYLLGELRRLTSKLENMVRFVREVVEGTLVVTKRKKKELLEDLQRRMYLPFPPHTKKKLSSTTVEEGDGEAAPDTQNSEDDVLGMGRAADGEADDGAAEPPEVRRATRDYDYLLGMKLWSLTAEMIARLEAQMAKARRDTATMEARTPKETWMEDLKVLRTRLESFYADREVEIATIQRKKVKKPFDTRRLRVPILSDKARSLLQKEAVKAIKANGAGGRRRVGGGDDALVGGAASAVGEAARPKPKKPVAKKRRKAKNSDDDDDSNSDEEWMFDDSDDDDEGENIMGMGDAGAPPVPESARPRGSPKKPRAAPKRRAGSKPRKKVRNSDDDDSSDSSISGSSKPVRRRPKKDATLSATAAATKTAVDDLDLDGFGLDALTSASPASAAPKMAMAAASLSNGAAARSTKPTADADDDLLLLGLSKAKPQTAPQTAPAASKRTAATSTRPAKPHAKPPAQRRRRRSSSDASDDDGEDSTDASASSSEESFASSDSDSDYSFSD